Part of the Nitrospirota bacterium genome, CTCCGCTTCGAGAGTGTCCTCACCCGCGCGAGATCGAATGGTTCCTCCTTGAACGAATTGTCCATGAGATGGAGGAGCGCGGCAGGGCCTGGCACGAGGCTCTCGCCGATGCGAACCGCATGGGAGGGTTCGAAGAGTCCACGCTGAAGACGGCGGTCACGGCACAGGGCTGCGTGAAATTGTGCGCGCCAGACGGGGTCGCGGAGATCTCGGTCGATAGCTTCTGCCACTAGTGAGGAAAGTGGTCCACTCACGTCATACCCTTGCACGAGGCGTCCCGATTCGATGAGATCCGGAAAGCTCATGCCCATTCGGTCTTGAAAGGCCGTGACGCCAGTCATGGGCGTCAATTGCATCGCCATGAAGTCGCGAAAGTGAACGGTGGCAAAGCGAGTCAGGAGCCTGGTCAGGGTCTCCGGATGGCAGAGGTGGAAGGGGTAGAACAACGCGTGGGGTGGTTGCCGGTGATTCATCGACAAAGTCTCACAGTCATGTTAGTTTTTGCGTGTGAAATATCTCTTCACGTCGTGGCTTGATTATCTGCTCATCTTCGTCCCGGTGACGATCGCACTCGAGGTGCTTCGAACCGATCCGCTACTGGTGTTCATCTCGGCCTGCCTGGCCATTATTCCACTCGCCGGCTTGCTCGGTCGAGCCACTGAACATTTAACAGCCCATGTCGGTGCTGGAGTCGGCGCGCTCCTCAATGCGTCGCTGGGCAATGCAGCAGAATTGATTATCGCACTGGTGGCTCTCCGCGAGGGCCTTCATGACGTCGTCAAAGCGTCGCTGACCGGCTCAATCCTGGGAAACATCTTACTCGTTCTTGGCGTCTCGATGTTTGCCGGTGGCATGAAGTATGAGCGGCAGAAGTTTAATCAAACTGCTGCCGGAACGGGTGCCAGCCTTCTGCTTCTCGCCGCTGTCGGGCTCATCATTCCTGCACTCTTCCACTACACCGCGGCCGACCGTGGCGTGGCGATTGAGCGAGAGCTTAGCTTGGAAATATCCATCGTGTTGTTCATTATTTATATCGCAAGTCTCCTGTTTTCCTTGAAGACTCATCGCCATCTCTTTGCCGGAGAGTCGCATGATACATCGGACCTTGGAGAGCAGCCTTGGACCAAGGGTGCATCGATTGCTGTGCTCACCGTGGCGACCTGTTTCGTGGCCCTCATGAGTGAAATATTGGTGGGGGCGCTGGAGCCTGCATCGCACACTCTCGGGCTCACGCAAGTCTTCGTGGGTGTTATCCTTGTCGCGCTTGTGGGTAATGCGGCTGAACATTCTACGGCGGTGATCGTGGCGCTCAAAAATAAGATGGATCTGGCATACGGAATTGCGGTGGGATCTAGCCTGCAGATCGCCTTGCTCGTGGCGCCATTGCTTGTGTTTGCCAGTTATTTCTTCGGGACGCCGTTGGACCTGATTTTTACACCCTTCGAAGTGGCTGCCGTGACCATCTCGGTCCTCATCGTCGGATTTGTCGCGATGGACGGAGAGTCTAATTGGATGGAAGGGGTGATGTTGGTCGGGGTCTATGTAATGCTTTCGATCGCCTTTTTCTTTCTGCCGGCCTAGCAGGATGCTTTCGAGGCTGTGGCCTTTATGAGCATCCTACGAGAGTGCTCACTGACGGTCTGGCGGCATGAGCCAATGTCTTGATTCTGAACGTCTCGCTTCTCTCGCCAGTCTCGCGTGTTATCCGTCTCAGGCTTTGTCCATGTCGATGACTTCTGTGGCTTCCCAGAGATTTTTCAGCTCCGCATCCGCCAGATCTTTCACTCGATCTTCTTCTGTCTCCTCGCCGAATTGAGAGGCTTTTATCGGTAGCGCCTTGTCTTTATCTGAGGACGGCGTCACCGCCTCTATCGGTAAGGGCTGTCGTCTTCGCTTCTTGGCAGGATCCATATTAACGGGCATGTTACCTCCGACGTGATCTACGGCCAGTGTCCATCCAGCCAAGGAGAAAAGTCAATGATCGCTAGACTGAACTGTTGCGTTTCCCCACAGGCTGTTCAAAAAGGCCGTCCGGCAAGGACGCAGTGAGGGGAGGGCCGAGGCGTGCCCTCAGGGGGACGTTGAGGGTCTGAACGATGCGAGAACGAAGCTGGAAGGATTGTTCAACGGTCTGTTTCTAGTACAGCTTCTCGGCGATGGTGTCGGCCTGTAGGAGGCCTTTCGCCGATAGTTTGCTGCGTTCACCGTCTTGTTCGATCAATTCTTGCGCAAGCAATTGAGCCGTGAGCGCGCTGTGTCCATAGTTCAAAGCATGTTGATACAGGTTGTGAGAGGGAATTCCTTGGATCAGTCGTAATCCGAAAATCACGGCGTCGCGGAGTTGTTCTTCTTTGGAGAGGGTGATGCGCTCTTCAATGGGGAGGAGATCTTTTGTCAGCGAGTGGTTGTAGGCATCGAGGTTTGGGACATTGCCGAATCTTGTTCCGCCTAGATAGGACTGGGCACTGGGGCCGAATCCCAGATATTCCCCATTGGTCCAATAGAGCAGATTATGGCGGCAGGCATGTCCGGGCCTGGCATAGTTCGAGACTTCATATCGCTCATAGCCTGCGTCCGAGAGTATCCTCTGTGCAGCCTCATCCATCTCAATTTGAAGGCCTTCATTAGGCGAGGGACTCCGTTCGAGTCGAATATTTGATGCGAGCCTGGTCTCCTGTTCCACGGTGAGTGCATAGCAAGACAGGTGTGTCGGCTGCAGTGCAAGGCAATGGGTCAGAGTTTTCTTCCAACTGACCAGGCTTTGCCCAGGCAACCCATACATCAAGTCAAGGTTGATGTTTGTGAAGCCGGAGGATCTGGCCATCGCCATAGCTGTGACGGTCTCACTGACAGTGCCGGGCCGACCGATTCTGAGGAGATCGCCATCCTCCATCGATTCTGCACCGAAGCTCAGGCGAATCACACCGGCCAGACGTAGTTGAACAAGGTCCTGCGCGGAGATTGTCGAGGGGTGGCCTTCCACGGTGACTTCACAGTCTGACGTGAGGCTAAACCGGTTCCGAATCTCGGAGAGGATGGCGATGAGCTGAGCCACGGTCAGAACCGTCGGTGTGCCACCCCCAAGATAGACGGATTGGATTGGGCGCCCCACAGCGACCTGTTGTTGTGCCGATAATCCAATCTCATGCAAGAGCGATCGGACAAAGGCGTCCGCCCGTTCCTCGCGATGGATTTCCAGATAGAACGAGCAGAAATCGCAACGCTGGCGGCAGAAGGGGATGTGGAGGTACAGGCCCAGAGGAGGGGGCATGGTCACGGCAGGCTGAATCCTTGGGGTTTAGAAAAGTCCCGCGACAGGACTATTTCTATCTCATCAGCCGGGGATTTCCCGCGATTGCGCACGTGAGGCTGCCAGGCCTTTTGTTGGCGCAACGAGTCGAAGAGCACTTTGAGTAGCTCCGGCTTGATGTGCGCTTCCCATTCCCGCACCCAGGCATGAGCCTCCTCGTCGCCCTCATAGTCGTCGGGAAAGGAGGCCTCCAGGCTGAATCGAAAAGTGAAGGTTTTTTCTTCTTGATACATACAAGTCCTCACTGATTGCGAACTGGCCTGGTCGATCTTATAATACCCCTCAGATAAAGGAGTATGACTCATGCCTATCTTCGAATATGTCTGCGGCGAATGCAATCATCGGTTCGAGCTCTTGGTCTATGGCTCCACGCCTGCGGCCTGTCCCAAGTGCAAGACGACGAAGCTGGAGAAGCAAATTTCTTCGTTCGGAGTCGGAGGCACGGATGGCTGGGTGTTGCCGGGTAACGGCGGCGGTTCTTGCGGAAGTTGCGGTGACCCGCGTGGCCCCGGTTCCTGTTCCACCAATTGATCATGGAACCAGGCGAGCAGAACCTTCAGCGCGCGATTGCCATGATCTCTCAGTCCGACCCGATCACCAAATTGCTCGAAGAGGTAAAGTTGGGCCGGATGAAACCGACCGATGCCGGATTACGAGCCGTGACTGGTTCGTGGCTGGGGACCTATCAGAAAGTAATTGAATCCGGCGGATTGACCGGCCAGGCTTTGCGCCGTATCGACCCACAGCCTCGTTTGGCAGTTTTGATCGAGTATGGCGTATTGACGGGTGAGCAGCAGGCGGTCACGGCCCTCTGTGCGAGTTTCGAGAAGGCCGTCGCTGCAGCAACGGAGTGATATCATCCCATGTGGGCGTTGTCGGTCATCGCCGTCTTTCTCCTGATCATGGGGCCGATCGAGGAGGGCCGGGCAGAAGAGGGCTTCGGTACGAACGCCATCCTGACGATTGCGCCGAAGGATCTTCCTCGCATTCTGCCAGCAGAGTCCCATCTCCTGATCGATCCGCTCTCCATTGAACAATTTCTTGATGCGCTGGATGGCGCCCCACCAGACTGGGCGATGGTCTACGGTCATGGCCATCACGATCCCGAGCATGACGAGAGATTGTTCGCATTGAACCGTGAGCGCGATGCGAACCGGGCAGGGAAGGAGGCCCTGAACTGGGCGGTAGCCTTTCGCTGGGCAGGAGAGCTGTCTCGGTTTGAGTCAGAAGTTGGCGGGTTCACTATTGCGATGGGGCCGATCTTCACTGCCACTCGATGGGGTATGGTTCGATTCAAAGCCGAAGACCTTCCAGGCAATCTCGTGGCAATCCCCGGCGCGGGTGAGCGCGACCGCCTGCGTCGACAGGTAGAGGCCGGTCAAAAAATCGAGATTGAGATCCTGATGATTGGGCGACTCATTCCCGAGGAGTCGCTGATCTACGACTTTTCCCATGATGAAGAAGGTCTGGGGCTCATCATGCCGGTCGTGCGGGTTGAGCGAGTTGAGTATCTGTTGGCCCAGTGAGGTTCCAAGCTCTGAACGATAGGTGCGGAACGTTGAAGCGACAATCGTTTCCATGCGTAGCGTTCATCGCTCACCGTTCAACGCTTCCTGCCCGGCGGGTTTTTTAGCAGCCGGCTAGAATGCATCCTTGGTACAGCGAAAGCCGGTGCCGCTTGGACGACTGTCCATCGTGCCCCAGTCGCGGTCGCCCGTGCGTAGACTGATCGCCGGTTTCAACCAGGACCCACCGCGCATTGCTTTGATTGCGCCACGGGACGGCCCTTGAGGATCTGAGAGGGGCGCGTCTTTGTAGTAGTTTGGGTTATACCAATCCTGTATCCATTCCGCGACGTTGCCGGCCATGTCAGACAGTCCGTACGGGCTGACGCCTGCGGGAAAGCTGCCGACCGGCATCGTGAGCACCTCACCCTTGATGCCCTTTTCTTTTGAAATCTGCGCGCCCTCTCCTTGGACCCAGAAGGCATCCCAGTCCGCTCCGCTCTGAAAGTCGATGGTGCGACCGGCCCAATAGCTGGCGCTGTTGGCCTTTCTGACATCCCACTCATTTCCCCAGGGGTAGCGACGGCCATCGGTGCCACGCGCGGCCTTTTCCCATTCCGCTTCAGTCGGCAGACGTTTGCCTATCCACGTGCAGTAGGCGACGGCATCCTCCCAACTGACATTCACCACGGGGTGGGTGCCGATGCCAGAGATGGGTAGATTGTTTTCCCATAAATTTGAGGCAGGATTAGCGTTCGCCGGCGCACGATGTCCGGTCGTTTGGACGAATCGCGCATAGGCATCGTTCGTCACTTCGTAGCGGTCGATCCAGAATGAGGTGGTCGAGATAAGGCGCTGTGGTTGTTCGTCCGGAAGATCATCGCTGCCTGCCGGATTCCCCATGAGGAATTCTCCGGCAGGAACCAGCGCCATGTCGTCGGAAAGAAGGGCGCTGGTGGCCAATTGCGGATGGCTGATGGTCAGGACAACAGACAAGAATGCGAGAGAGATCAACGAACGCACGAGTTAGGTCTTTTTTAGTCCACAGGCCTTGGCCACCGCATCGCGATAGGCTTGCCAGAGGGTGAGGCATTTCTTGAGACAGCTCAAGACGGCCTGTTGTTGTGTCCGTGTGGTGGCGTAGTTCACGACCATGGCATAGGCATCGTGGCGATGGCCGGCTTCGACCAGTTGGTGCGCGCGAATCAGATCCATGGCATCGGGGGAGAGGCCGTGGTATTTCACCAACGGGTGGCGCTGGACGATCGCTTCGATTTCTTCGGCGGTTTTGGGTTTGGAAGGGTCGGCAATTTCGGCGCGGTCCTTCACGCTGCCTTCGACGAAGATCGTCAGTGCCGCAGCTCCGACGACCCAGTCTTTCTTATTTGAGGCGGTGTCCAGCCAGGCGCGGTAGCGTCGACTGGCCGGGAGGAGGCGCACGGTCTCGAAGTCACGAGCCGGAAGTCCCAGGCCTGCCATCATGGTCAGAAATAATTCCGGGTGTGATTTGCCCAGCGAGAGCCCACCGGTGTCTTCTTCGTAAATATTATCGGCGAGCATTCGTCGGACCGTGGCCGGGGGATTCTGGCCGTGAATGCGGGCCAGGAAGACAGGAAAGTCTCGTACATAGACGCCATATTCCTGTTGGAAGTGGCGTTTGAGCTGCTCGACGGTGACTGTGCCGTCGGCGAATGCCGGCCAGGCCCAATGATGTTTGCGGTCCATCAGACGCAAGAGTTCTTCGCGGAATCGGCTTTTCGTCAAGGGACGTGTCATGTCTGTTGCCTTCCTGCTGAGCGGCTCGTTACAATTTGATGGCGCGGAGGTACATCAATGGATCGTGTGACGGTTCAAAACCCAGAAGACATTCTGACCATGCTGGCAGAGGTGTCGTTGCGAGGATCAGGTTTTGTGACGGACTCTCTCCTGGACTATGTGTTGGAAGAGGGCTTCACGGAGCCGATTTTTCTCAACGCCAGTGGGGAAGACCCCGATGCCTACTTTAAGGGCCAGTCGCATGCCTGGGCCGTGTATCAGGTCCGGGAATGGAAACGTGTGTTGACCATTTCTGGTGGCCCTGGCAAAGAACGCCGCGTGCAAATTACCGAAACCCCTTAGCAGCCGCTGAGTGTAAGAGGGATGCGTGAAAAAAGCAACGAGACGAGCGGGTATCCGCTCGTCAATTCTGTGACCATCGAGGGTGTACCATGCCGATGATCTGTCTGGCTGAGCCGCAGAATATGGGTGAGCTGGCGATGGTCACGAGTTTGCTGGAGGGCAGCGGTATCGCGTATCTGCTTGAGAATGAACATGTCAGCAGCTTGTATCCGGGACTCCCCATTCTGAACTCGCGTGTCATGATCGACGAGCGCGATCGGCTTGCTGCGAACGTGCTGTTGAGCCGGTTGCGGCTGGACGTGCGTGATGTGTCGGGACAGGCGTAATCGAGGACTAGCGCTGGGGCCTGGGGGCATGGGGGTTCGACGGAGTTTGAATGGGGAGGCGTTCACCGGACCCTTGAAACCATCCGCCGATGAGACGGCCTTCTTCGATGTAGAGATAGCGGTGCTTCACCGTCGCGGCATTTTCCCAATCTTCAAAAATCCATTCTTCGCGGCGGAGGCCTTCTTTGGTGAAGGTGGTGTTGATCGTTTGGGGGCCTCCCCAGGCCTCTAATACCTGTTCTTTGGACATGCCGACCATGACGCGATGTTCTGCGATATGTTTTTGAAAATCAGGGTCTTTGAGTTGCGCGATGAGCGGCCAGACCACCATGAGAAACATGAAGATTCCAAGCCCCGCATAAATCATGAGTCGAACGGGGCGT contains:
- the cax gene encoding calcium/proton exchanger, producing the protein MKYLFTSWLDYLLIFVPVTIALEVLRTDPLLVFISACLAIIPLAGLLGRATEHLTAHVGAGVGALLNASLGNAAELIIALVALREGLHDVVKASLTGSILGNILLVLGVSMFAGGMKYERQKFNQTAAGTGASLLLLAAVGLIIPALFHYTAADRGVAIERELSLEISIVLFIIYIASLLFSLKTHRHLFAGESHDTSDLGEQPWTKGASIAVLTVATCFVALMSEILVGALEPASHTLGLTQVFVGVILVALVGNAAEHSTAVIVALKNKMDLAYGIAVGSSLQIALLVAPLLVFASYFFGTPLDLIFTPFEVAAVTISVLIVGFVAMDGESNWMEGVMLVGVYVMLSIAFFFLPA
- the hemW gene encoding radical SAM family heme chaperone HemW, with protein sequence MPPPLGLYLHIPFCRQRCDFCSFYLEIHREERADAFVRSLLHEIGLSAQQQVAVGRPIQSVYLGGGTPTVLTVAQLIAILSEIRNRFSLTSDCEVTVEGHPSTISAQDLVQLRLAGVIRLSFGAESMEDGDLLRIGRPGTVSETVTAMAMARSSGFTNINLDLMYGLPGQSLVSWKKTLTHCLALQPTHLSCYALTVEQETRLASNIRLERSPSPNEGLQIEMDEAAQRILSDAGYERYEVSNYARPGHACRHNLLYWTNGEYLGFGPSAQSYLGGTRFGNVPNLDAYNHSLTKDLLPIEERITLSKEEQLRDAVIFGLRLIQGIPSHNLYQHALNYGHSALTAQLLAQELIEQDGERSKLSAKGLLQADTIAEKLY
- a CDS encoding zinc ribbon domain-containing protein; translation: MPIFEYVCGECNHRFELLVYGSTPAACPKCKTTKLEKQISSFGVGGTDGWVLPGNGGGSCGSCGDPRGPGSCSTN
- a CDS encoding SUMF1/EgtB/PvdO family nonheme iron enzyme gives rise to the protein MRSLISLAFLSVVLTISHPQLATSALLSDDMALVPAGEFLMGNPAGSDDLPDEQPQRLISTTSFWIDRYEVTNDAYARFVQTTGHRAPANANPASNLWENNLPISGIGTHPVVNVSWEDAVAYCTWIGKRLPTEAEWEKAARGTDGRRYPWGNEWDVRKANSASYWAGRTIDFQSGADWDAFWVQGEGAQISKEKGIKGEVLTMPVGSFPAGVSPYGLSDMAGNVAEWIQDWYNPNYYKDAPLSDPQGPSRGAIKAMRGGSWLKPAISLRTGDRDWGTMDSRPSGTGFRCTKDAF
- a CDS encoding iron-containing redox enzyme family protein encodes the protein MTRPLTKSRFREELLRLMDRKHHWAWPAFADGTVTVEQLKRHFQQEYGVYVRDFPVFLARIHGQNPPATVRRMLADNIYEEDTGGLSLGKSHPELFLTMMAGLGLPARDFETVRLLPASRRYRAWLDTASNKKDWVVGAAALTIFVEGSVKDRAEIADPSKPKTAEEIEAIVQRHPLVKYHGLSPDAMDLIRAHQLVEAGHRHDAYAMVVNYATTRTQQQAVLSCLKKCLTLWQAYRDAVAKACGLKKT
- a CDS encoding DUF2007 domain-containing protein, coding for MPMICLAEPQNMGELAMVTSLLEGSGIAYLLENEHVSSLYPGLPILNSRVMIDERDRLAANVLLSRLRLDVRDVSGQA